A window of Desulfurobacteriaceae bacterium genomic DNA:
TTTTTTCCAGTTCTTTTAGCAGCCGGCTTTCTTGCTGTAGAACAGACTCAAGTTTATAGCCGTCAAGTTCCAAGAGAGCTTTCTTCCTCTCGTTCAAGAGCTCTTTATACTGTAAAAGTAGTTTTTCAATCATTCAGCAGCTCTTCTATAATGTTTTCAGCTATTGCTCTTGCGTCAAGCTTATAAAGGCCGCTTTCTATGAGGAGTTTAAGTTCTTCTACCTTATTTACTTTGCTCTGGGAGAAAAGGGCGGTGGTTGAAATCTCTGTAACTACCTCTTTATCGCTTGTCGACGTTAAAGAAGATGAGGCTCTGTCTTCTTTCTTTACTCTTCCTTCTGCTCTTTTCTCCCAGACATTCCTAAGGGTTCTCAAACTCACTTTGCCGATTTCCATTTTTTACCTCGGAAGAATAGGAATCTTTAAATTATATATCGCCACTTTCAGTAAGTTGTTAAAATTGAGGTTCACAATGGGAAAGAAAGGAGAGGGAAATGGCAAGTCTGGACGGGAAAACGATTTTGGTTACGGGAGGTACTGGCTCTTTCGGGCGAACTTTTGTAAGGAAGCTATTGGAAGAGTTCAATCCCAAAAAAGTGATAATTTACTCAAGGGATGAGTACAAGCATTACTTAATGCAACAAGAGTTTAAGAAACACGTTCCAAAGTTACGATTTTTTTTAGGAGATGTTAGGGACTACAGGAGGCTTTTGAGAGCTCTTGACGGTATTGATTACATTGTTCATGCCGCCGCCTTAAAACAAGTTCCTCTTTTAGAATACAACCCTCTTGAGGCTGTAAAAACGAATATCTATGGAGCAGAAAACGTTATAAATGCTGCAATAGACGCAGGTGTGGAAAAAGTGATATTTCTTTCAACAGATAAAGCCGTTTACCCGGTGAATCTTTACGGTGCGACTAAGATGGTGGCTGAAAAACTTTTCACATCAGCCAACGTTTATTCGGGTTCAAAAAATCCCCGGTTTGCCGTCGTGAGATATGGAAATGTAGCAGGAAGCAGGGGTTCTGTTATTCCTC
This region includes:
- a CDS encoding flagellar biosynthesis anti-sigma factor FlgM, translated to MEIGKVSLRTLRNVWEKRAEGRVKKEDRASSSLTSTSDKEVVTEISTTALFSQSKVNKVEELKLLIESGLYKLDARAIAENIIEELLND
- the pseB gene encoding UDP-N-acetylglucosamine 4,6-dehydratase (inverting), with amino-acid sequence MASLDGKTILVTGGTGSFGRTFVRKLLEEFNPKKVIIYSRDEYKHYLMQQEFKKHVPKLRFFLGDVRDYRRLLRALDGIDYIVHAAALKQVPLLEYNPLEAVKTNIYGAENVINAAIDAGVEKVIFLSTDKAVYPVNLYGATKMVAEKLFTSANVYSGSKNPRFAVVRYGNVAGSRGSVIPLFLKLVRSGKRELPITDERMTRFWITLEEGANLVIKALIEAEGGEIYVPKIPSFRVVDLAKAICPECSFKIVGIRPGEKLHEVLITSEEARSAYEYSDHFIIYPQISWWRKGKVKIERGTPLPEGFIYSSDKNPEWLSIEDIHRRLKEIEVVF